From the Macaca nemestrina isolate mMacNem1 chromosome 7, mMacNem.hap1, whole genome shotgun sequence genome, the window CCCCCACCCAAGTCTTGTTCcgaaaagcaattttttttttttttttaaacggagtctagctcttgttgcccaggctgaagttcaatggcgcgatcttggcttactacaacctgcgcctcctgggttcaagcaattctcctgcctcagcctcccaaatagttgggattacaggcacccactacacacctggctacttttttgtatttttagtagagacagggttttaccatgttggccaggctggtctggaactcttgacctcaggtgatccacctgccttggactcccaaagtgctgggattacaggtgtgagccactgcacccagccctgaaaGAAAATCTTATTTAAGCTGTTGGCTCTAGTAACTTTTGGACATCAAGTTAAAAATTTCTTAGTTTCTCAAACAAGGTCCCTCAGAATATAGTCCCTGTTTGCTATCTACGCCCATCTCTTGCTACTGCATACACATTATTTTTGCTCCAGCCACATGGAAGTTCTTCCAGTCTTCTAAAAACATTACAACTTCATCCTTAGAATGTCTGTCTCACCCACTCTTCCCCAGGctcattcattcttccatttcTGCTTGTCCTTCAACACTCAGTTCAAGCACCATCTCCCAGAAGCCTTTCACAAGCCCGATCTGATTTTGTCTGGGCTATCTTGGTATCCTAAAGGATAGGATCCACAAAAATATCATTTACCACACCTCACTGTAATCCATTAAGTTGCCTCTCTTCCCCAGTAGACTGGGTACTTCATGAAGGCAGGTCTCAGTCTATCTTGTTTGCTATCCCCAATGTCTGGCACTTGATATTacttactcttttctttctttctttttttctccttccttccttccttccttccttccttccttccttccttccttccttccttccttccttccttccttccttctctttctttctctctctctctctttcctttctttccttcctttcttttgctctgtcacctaagatggagtgcagtggtgccagcctggctcactgcaacctcgacctcctgtgctcgaacaatcctcccgcctcaacctcctgagtagctgggactacaggtgcaggccactacccctggctaactttttttttttttgtagagatggagtttcaccatgttgctcaggctggtctcgacctcctgtaCTCAAgagatccgccagcctcagcctcccaaagtgcttggattacagtcatgagccactgcgcttggccggCACTtgatacttttaaataaatagttattaACCGTGAAACTTTTAAAGTTTAAGCAATAGGCTGTTTAACCTGGAAGACTTTTAACATTTAAACAGCAGACCATTTAATTGTGGCATTTCACATGCTACACCAGTGTATGGAGCTCCTGGTGGCCAGTGCAATGTTGCTGACCCATTTGGCAGTGGGAAAATCCGGGCATCCAGGAGTGCATTTCTAGGAGGTATCTCCAGCCCTCACACCAATCTCAAACTGCCTGTCATCTGCAGAACCCACTAGATCAGCGCGCTTCTGGCCTTGACCCACTTGGTGGTTAACTACAGCCACTAAGAGGTGGGCAGATAGATACTTTTGGTAAGTGGTCTTTGGGTTAGGGAGTGCATGGGTTATGCCTGTCTAGATgggtgtgtttttgtgtgtgtgcatgggcgggggaagggaggaaggaggccgAATGTGCATCCCTTCTACAGGGACGCCTTTCCAGACCTCCTTATTAGATGGCGTTCACCTCCTCACCCTTTCTCAGTCCCTTATTCTCCTCTTACACCGATCACGACTTGATTAATGCCTGTCTCCCAGCTAGGCCGCCAGCTGCACGAGGTAAGGAACCGAAGGCATTTCGGTTCTCCCTGGCAATCCCCCTCCTCAGAAGGATGCCTGAAGCATAACAAGTGTTCCAGAAATATTTATTCCGCAACCGCTCTGGGCCAGTCTGGATGGACCCGGCGCCCGCTGGGCTGGGGGCCCCCGGCCGGCACTGACGCCCCGCCCACCACCGGCCGGCCcaggcggggcggggcgcggccGGGCGCTCTCGCGGGGACCGTTCTCCGGCTCGCGTGGGCGATGCCCGGGCAGGGAAGCGGGAGGGGACGACGGGACGCGAGGTAGCGGCCTGGCCAATGAGCGCGGGTCGGGCGGGGCTCGGGGACGGCGGCCTGGGCGCGCGCGGGGCTGGGCGTGCCGCGGGTGACGGCGGGGCCGGGCGGGCCAATGGGCGCTGGGTGGCGGGCGGGCGGGCCTGGCTGCCGGGGGCTTTAGGACGTGAGCGGGCGGCCGGCCGGACAGACTTACGTGTGAGCTGCATCGCGGGAGGCGCATGGCGGGGATGGCGCTGGCGCGGGCCTGGAAGCAGATGTCCTGGTTCTACTACCAGTACCTGCTGGTCACGGCGCTCTACATGCTGGAGCCCTGGGAGCGGACGGTGTTCAGTATCCTGTCCGGGTCGCGGGCGCGGGGGCCGGGTTGGGGGCGCGGGCCGCGGGGCCGCAGCTCCCAGGCCCGGGGCCTGGGGTGGAGGTTGGAGCGGCGGCCCCGCGGGTCCTGTGCTCGGAAGCCGAGGAGTCGGGGGGCAGGGGGAGGTCTGGGGGCCTAGGGCCGGGCTTGCGGGGTTaagtgggaggtgggggaggcgAGAACTCTTGAGATCCGGAGTCACCCGTGAGTCGCTGGACCCAAGGAGGAAGCGTCTTGATTCCTGGAGAAAATCTCCGAGGGTGATGTGTAACCCAGTTTGTCGCCTGCACTTCGGCCGCGCCTGCCTTTGGTTCAGTCCCCTGTTCCTGTAGGAGGCGGGGATCATGTAACAGTGGAGTACATCGCTCCCGGCTTGGACACCGTTGACCTTTAAGTGTTCCTGATGTAGTTGGCTTTGGGTCTACCAAGAATTCTAACCAGTTAACCAGCTTTTAAGCCAGATTCTGAATTTGTAGGCATGACACTCCAGTAGTTTTTGACAGCAGTTTAAGTTATTGTATCTTTTTGGTCTTCAAGGTGGGGAGTTTTAAAAGTGTATTGCTTCTTTGCACCGTCCGTAGAAGTCGGCCTGAAAAGTGGTGCAATTTGCGGTTAGTTGTCGGTAGGGTTTGAAACTGTTGTGGTGGATAGTTAGTAAATTATTAATGACTAATTATTAATGACTGTTGAGTGGTTACTATAAGCAAAGCATTTGTGCAAAGcacattttctgtatcttaaCTCATCTAACTTTGAGAACTTCAATTAATAACTCAGGATTGTGAAGATAGGCTCCCTGAAAGTCTGATGTTTCTTGTCTCTACTTGTCCATATTGACATCCTTTGATGATATTCTTGCAGATTGAATACTGATAATGAATGAGATGTAACTTTTTACAAACTCAGGCCAATACGaaacagatatttcacaaaaCATGTTTAGTTTATCCACGTTCTCTCCTTTTCAGTGTGGTTTAGTTGGAGTAGCTTACTTCAGAACAACTTTGCGAATGCATTGTTGCATTCCAGTGAGTGACTGAGGTAATTTCATTCCAAGCCTTATCAAGTGTGTTTGTTTTGAAATAGCTTAAGGTTGTACTCAAAGCTGAGTCTTTTGTTTCAGCACTTTTGAAGAATTTGAGATGCTTTCAAAGCAGTTTATTTATTAGGAATTTAAGAACCAGAACGCATATTTTGGATTTAGACACTGAAGATAGTTTGCTTTGATTTCCTGCACCATTTATTTGTAGCTGCACTTTAGTCTCACTCTTTAGGGCTCACAGGGCCATGCCTTGTAAAATACAtacttaaatgtatatttaatagaaGTCTCTCTGTAGAAGCAAGCGTATCTTGACTCACATAACACATCCTAAAATTAAACAATGCTGGGTTACATTGAAGCTCTTTAAATCAGAGATTGAATGTAGAGTGCACTATTAGAATATAGTATAGATTTTACACCTAAAAGCTTTTACACCTAAAATCTAATATAGATTTTACACACTAAAATGCTACAGTTATCAATGATGTTAAGATTTTTCTGTTATGTTGCAATAGTGATAGTATCCTATAAAGAACTAGGTGATGGCTTTTTTGGGGTATggagaaataaattatgaaatgaaATTCAGTGCCTTAGTAGATATTTGCCTTTAATGGTTTTGAGTTACCATTGGtttagcaaatttttttttcaaataggtGACACCTGCAACCAACTGACATCCAGTATTATAGAACCTTATGATTTTAAACTTGAGATTAAAAAAAGTCTTATTTCAAATTTCATGTTATTGGGGTTAGAAATGCAATTATTTGACATAAGCCAGTCTTGAATTACTATCAgctgttatatttatatttttctacttcaACTTCTAGAATCATTTAAAACTATCTGGTAGTTTGGAACATCAATTTGAGATTGAATCCTCGTTTTAGCTTGACGGAAGAACTGAATAAGAAAGCTggatttggccgggcacggtggctcaagcctgtaatcccagcactttgggaggccgagacgggcggatcactaggtcaggagatcgagaccatcctggctaacacggtgaaaccccgtctctactaaaaaatacaaaaaactagccgggcgaggtggcgggtgcctgtggtgcctgtagtcccagctactcgggaggctgaggcaggagaatggcgtaaacccgggaggcggagcttgcagtgagctgagatccggccactgcactccagcctggaccacaaagcgagtctccgtctcaaaaaaaaaaaaaaaaaaaaagaaagctggattttttttcccccaacttgTCAGGAGGCTTACTGTCAAGTACTTTGAATTTCATAAATC encodes:
- the LOC105477956 gene encoding serine palmitoyltransferase small subunit A yields the protein MAGMALARAWKQMSWFYYQYLLVTALYMLEPWERTVFNSMLVSIVGMALYTGYVFMPQHIMAILHYFEIVQ